A stretch of Anaeromyxobacter dehalogenans 2CP-1 DNA encodes these proteins:
- a CDS encoding molybdopterin dinucleotide binding domain-containing protein, which yields MATRRGVLKGLGALGALGIFAAGYAPTLRKLGRGWWSGRKPRHPVYGDALPCEAAVNAAGEVTPSGEVAIAHAVCHGCTTLCGVRVVKDARTGVALRALGNPYHPLSADPPLPYATPVRESHRAFTPSGQASRGVMCARGNDAFEKMSDPLRVRAVLKRAGPRGSGRWRTIPFDEAIREISRGGRLFAEAGEDREVPGLASLRDVATPLDPGAPELGPRANQLGVMASFDDGRIELVRRFVRAFGTANMWEHRGTCALTMRAGAAALLSDWKGQPHLKPDFEHCEFALFFGTSPGQAGNPFKRQAQLLAGGRTSGPLRYAVVDPVQHGNDVLAAGDRARWVPIRPGTDAALALAIGRWILEHDAHDARYLAAPSLAAAAKVGEPSFSGATWLVVSEPSHERHGAFLRAAELGLGGDDAAVVVDAATGKPAASTACDAGALFFDGEVWLGGRPVRARTALSLYRESALGLTLAQASEVTGVPVATIEALASELTRHGKRVAVDAHGGTMHAGGFQAAWAALALNGLLGNLGWKGGVGTGGDAFPAFGEGPRYDLAAIPGGAKPRGVKITRESDYRETSEFRANGFPARAPWFPFGRALQGEVLASALDGYPYPLRALVSFDANPLYGAAGLDRLVRDRIADPERLPLFVAVDPFLNETSRWADYVFPDSVMYESWGVSGAWGAVQTRLSSTRYPAVVSPLPRTAAGDPVDGDAFLVELAMALGLPGFGDAAIPLADGTRAPLRRPGDFYLRAFANVAFAGAPVPDASEEDAALTGVRDVFVRHPGVLTPEEERKVAMVLSRGGRFQPAGAAYEGEWLARRWEKPVAFHDEALARTPRSQTGRPYAAVPTWEPAVGGSGEPLDAAFGREWPLRLVSYKSQTHSSMHPGTRIRSIRARNAIELCPEDARRCGVVHGGRARIETPAGVAEGVVRVRAGIAPGVVALEHGFGHWGFGAEGRVVDGEALPADARRGLGIAHNRLVPGDPTLARPGLLTDSVTGAAARQAIPARVVRA from the coding sequence ATGGCGACGCGACGGGGCGTGCTGAAGGGGCTTGGGGCGCTCGGTGCCCTGGGGATCTTTGCGGCGGGCTACGCGCCGACGCTGCGCAAGCTCGGACGCGGGTGGTGGTCCGGGAGGAAGCCGCGCCACCCGGTGTACGGGGACGCGCTCCCCTGCGAGGCCGCAGTGAACGCGGCAGGCGAGGTAACGCCGAGCGGCGAGGTGGCGATCGCGCACGCGGTGTGCCACGGTTGCACCACCCTGTGCGGCGTGCGCGTGGTGAAGGACGCCCGGACCGGCGTGGCGCTCCGCGCGCTGGGCAACCCGTACCACCCGCTCTCGGCGGACCCGCCGCTGCCCTACGCGACGCCGGTGCGCGAGAGCCACCGTGCGTTCACCCCGTCCGGCCAGGCCAGCCGCGGCGTCATGTGCGCGCGCGGGAACGACGCGTTCGAGAAGATGTCCGACCCGCTGCGCGTCCGCGCCGTGCTGAAGCGTGCCGGGCCGCGCGGCTCGGGCCGCTGGCGCACCATCCCGTTCGACGAGGCGATCCGGGAGATCTCCCGGGGCGGGCGGCTGTTCGCCGAGGCCGGCGAGGACCGCGAGGTCCCGGGGCTCGCCTCGCTGCGCGACGTCGCCACGCCGCTCGACCCGGGCGCGCCGGAGCTCGGGCCGCGCGCCAACCAGCTCGGCGTCATGGCCTCGTTCGACGACGGCCGCATCGAGCTGGTGCGCCGGTTCGTGCGCGCGTTCGGCACCGCGAACATGTGGGAGCACCGCGGCACCTGCGCGCTCACCATGCGCGCGGGCGCCGCGGCGCTGCTGTCGGACTGGAAGGGGCAGCCGCACCTCAAGCCGGACTTCGAGCACTGCGAGTTCGCGCTGTTCTTCGGCACCTCGCCCGGCCAGGCCGGGAACCCCTTCAAGCGGCAGGCGCAGCTCCTCGCCGGGGGGCGGACCTCGGGCCCGCTCCGGTACGCGGTGGTGGACCCGGTGCAGCACGGGAACGACGTGCTCGCCGCGGGCGACCGCGCCCGCTGGGTTCCCATCCGGCCCGGCACCGACGCCGCGCTGGCGCTCGCCATCGGGCGCTGGATCCTGGAGCACGACGCGCACGACGCGCGCTACCTGGCCGCGCCGAGTCTCGCCGCCGCAGCGAAGGTCGGCGAGCCGTCGTTCTCCGGCGCCACCTGGCTGGTGGTGTCGGAACCGTCGCACGAGCGGCACGGCGCGTTCCTGCGGGCCGCCGAGCTGGGCCTCGGCGGCGACGACGCGGCGGTGGTCGTGGACGCCGCCACGGGGAAGCCGGCCGCGAGCACCGCCTGCGACGCGGGCGCGCTGTTCTTCGACGGCGAGGTGTGGCTGGGCGGGCGGCCGGTGCGTGCGCGCACCGCGCTGTCGCTGTACCGCGAGAGCGCGCTCGGGCTCACGCTGGCGCAGGCGTCCGAGGTCACCGGCGTGCCGGTGGCGACCATCGAGGCGCTGGCGTCGGAGCTGACCCGTCACGGCAAGCGGGTGGCGGTGGATGCGCACGGCGGCACCATGCACGCGGGTGGGTTCCAGGCGGCCTGGGCGGCGCTGGCGCTGAACGGGCTCCTCGGCAACCTGGGCTGGAAGGGCGGGGTGGGCACCGGCGGCGACGCGTTCCCCGCGTTCGGCGAGGGGCCGCGCTACGACCTCGCCGCCATCCCGGGGGGCGCGAAGCCGCGGGGCGTGAAGATCACGCGCGAGAGCGACTACCGCGAGACCAGCGAGTTCCGCGCCAACGGCTTCCCGGCGCGCGCGCCCTGGTTCCCGTTCGGCCGCGCGCTGCAGGGCGAGGTGCTCGCCTCGGCGCTCGACGGATACCCGTATCCGCTGCGCGCGCTCGTGTCGTTCGACGCGAACCCCCTGTACGGCGCGGCCGGGCTGGACCGCCTCGTGCGCGACCGGATCGCGGACCCGGAGCGGCTGCCGCTGTTCGTGGCCGTGGACCCGTTCCTCAACGAGACCAGCCGCTGGGCGGACTACGTGTTCCCGGACTCGGTGATGTACGAGAGCTGGGGCGTGAGCGGCGCCTGGGGCGCGGTGCAGACGAGGCTGTCCAGCACCCGGTATCCGGCGGTCGTCTCGCCGCTCCCCCGCACGGCCGCAGGCGACCCCGTGGACGGCGACGCGTTCCTGGTGGAGCTGGCCATGGCGCTCGGGCTGCCGGGCTTCGGCGACGCCGCCATCCCGCTCGCGGACGGCACGAGGGCGCCGCTGCGGCGGCCCGGCGACTTCTACCTGCGCGCCTTCGCGAACGTGGCGTTCGCCGGCGCGCCGGTGCCGGACGCCTCCGAGGAGGACGCCGCGCTGACCGGCGTGCGCGACGTCTTCGTCCGTCACCCTGGCGTGCTCACGCCGGAGGAGGAGAGGAAGGTCGCGATGGTGCTCTCGCGCGGTGGCCGCTTCCAGCCGGCGGGGGCGGCGTACGAGGGCGAGTGGCTGGCGCGGCGATGGGAGAAGCCGGTCGCGTTCCACGACGAGGCGCTGGCCCGCACGCCGCGCAGCCAGACCGGCCGGCCCTACGCGGCGGTCCCGACCTGGGAGCCGGCGGTGGGCGGCAGCGGCGAGCCGCTCGACGCGGCGTTCGGTCGGGAGTGGCCGCTGCGGCTGGTCTCGTACAAGTCGCAGACCCACTCGTCGATGCACCCGGGCACGCGCATCCGCAGCATCCGCGCCCGGAACGCGATCGAACTCTGCCCCGAGGACGCGCGCCGGTGCGGCGTGGTGCACGGCGGCCGCGCGCGCATCGAGACGCCAGCGGGGGTCGCCGAGGGTGTGGTCCGGGTGCGGGCCGGCATCGCGCCGGGGGTGGTCGCGCTCGAGCACGGCTTCGGACACTGGGGCTTCGGCGCCGAGGGGCGGGTGGTGGACGGGGAGGCGCTCCCGGCCGACGCGCGCCGCGGCCTGGGCATCGCCCACAACCGGCTGGTGCCCGGCGATCCGACGCTCGCTCGCCCGGGCCTCCTCACCGACTCGGTCACCGGCGCCGCCGCGCGCCAGGCGATCCCGGCCCGGGTGGTGAGGGCCTGA
- a CDS encoding anaerobic C4-dicarboxylate transporter produces MLMFWIQFALVLGAILLGIRRGGVALGMIGGLGVAVLVFLFRAAPSEPPIAVMLIILAVVTTSATLQVAGGLDYLVQLAEKLLRAHPKYVTILAPFCTFFLTMAVGTGHAVYALLPVIADVALKTKTRPERPMAVSSVASQMGITASPVAAAVTTFLAFSAKAGQPLSLYDILKITIPAGVVGVLAAALWSMNRGRDLYSDPEFLKKLEDPEFRKSLDVSVTTLDKQLPRAARLSVLLFFTGVATIVVLALDQDFLHLGLIPLVNGGKPVAMTTVVQIVMLAFGAFILFTAKVKAAEVARSSVFTAGMIAVVSIFGIAWMSDTFVTANKPFLIEKIQAMVQVAPWTFAVAMFCVSAFVKSQAATLTIMLPFGLALGLPATLLLGLMPASYAYFFFCFYPSDLAAINMDRTGTTHIGKYLLNHSFMIPGFIGVGTSTVVAYALSRLAF; encoded by the coding sequence ATGCTCATGTTCTGGATCCAGTTCGCCCTCGTGCTCGGCGCCATCCTGCTCGGCATCCGCCGCGGCGGCGTGGCGCTCGGGATGATCGGCGGCCTGGGCGTCGCCGTGCTGGTGTTCCTGTTCCGCGCCGCGCCGTCGGAGCCGCCCATCGCCGTCATGCTCATCATCCTGGCGGTGGTCACCACCTCCGCCACGCTGCAGGTGGCGGGCGGGCTCGACTACCTGGTGCAGCTCGCCGAGAAGCTGCTGCGGGCGCACCCGAAGTACGTGACGATCCTCGCGCCGTTCTGCACGTTCTTCCTGACCATGGCGGTGGGCACCGGGCACGCGGTGTACGCGCTGCTGCCGGTGATCGCCGACGTCGCGCTGAAGACGAAGACGCGGCCGGAGCGGCCCATGGCGGTCTCGAGCGTCGCCTCGCAGATGGGCATCACCGCGAGCCCGGTGGCCGCGGCGGTCACCACCTTCCTCGCGTTCTCCGCCAAGGCGGGCCAGCCGCTCTCGCTCTACGACATCCTCAAGATCACCATCCCCGCGGGCGTGGTGGGCGTCCTCGCGGCCGCGCTGTGGAGCATGAACCGCGGCCGGGACCTGTACTCCGACCCGGAGTTCCTGAAGAAGCTCGAGGACCCCGAGTTCCGCAAGTCGCTCGACGTCTCGGTCACCACCCTCGACAAGCAGCTCCCCCGCGCCGCCAGGCTGTCGGTGCTGCTGTTCTTCACCGGCGTCGCCACGATCGTGGTGCTCGCGCTCGACCAGGACTTCCTGCACCTCGGGCTCATCCCGCTCGTGAACGGCGGGAAGCCCGTGGCCATGACCACGGTGGTGCAGATCGTGATGCTGGCGTTCGGCGCGTTCATCCTGTTCACCGCGAAGGTGAAGGCCGCCGAGGTGGCGCGCTCGAGCGTGTTCACCGCCGGCATGATCGCGGTGGTGTCCATCTTCGGCATCGCCTGGATGAGCGACACCTTCGTCACCGCGAACAAGCCGTTCCTCATCGAGAAGATCCAGGCGATGGTGCAGGTGGCGCCCTGGACGTTCGCCGTCGCCATGTTCTGCGTGTCGGCGTTCGTGAAGAGCCAGGCCGCCACGCTCACCATCATGCTGCCGTTCGGCCTCGCGCTCGGGCTGCCCGCGACGCTGCTGCTCGGCCTCATGCCGGCGAGCTACGCCTACTTCTTCTTCTGCTTCTACCCGTCGGATCTCGCCGCCATCAACATGGACCGGACCGGTACCACGCACATCGGCAAGTACCTGCTCAACCACAGCTTCATGATCCCCGGCTTCATCGGCGTGGGGACCTCCACGGTCGTCGCGTACGCGCTCTCGCGGCTCGCGTTCTGA
- the nrfD gene encoding NrfD/PsrC family molybdoenzyme membrane anchor subunit: protein MSITELVQPVWPVAWSLAVPQYFFMTGVSAAAFLVSSLTYAFGDGRYRPVAGLSLIVALTVLLAAPLNLIADLGQPGRFYELTFALHGTAPMSWGVFLLTTYPALILLEILFAYRGALAERAASARGRMATVYRWLAAGRTSVDAAERARTHRVSRRLALLGIPWALAVHGYTGYILGVMKARPLWHTALMPIVFLVSAMVSGVALLILVAALFQRLDTAGGRVDRELLERLARMLAGFIVLDLLLRLFWYTIQWMYGVGAYGPVLQHLFVDSFWTAVVLETVLGLLVPLAVALVPGWRRRGWLLFPAAALAVTGVWVFRWDTVIGGQLIPKVGAGFYAYAPPLGGKDGVLQVVGNWAFWIFLLLGATSLLPWQREAGGAPAGEAAAAEVR from the coding sequence ATGAGCATCACCGAGCTCGTCCAGCCGGTCTGGCCCGTGGCCTGGAGCCTCGCCGTCCCGCAGTACTTCTTCATGACCGGCGTCTCGGCCGCCGCGTTCCTGGTCTCCTCGCTCACCTACGCGTTCGGCGACGGCCGGTACCGCCCGGTGGCGGGGCTCTCGCTCATCGTGGCGCTCACGGTGCTGCTCGCCGCGCCGCTGAACCTCATCGCGGACCTGGGCCAGCCCGGCCGGTTCTACGAGCTCACCTTCGCCCTCCACGGCACCGCGCCCATGTCCTGGGGCGTGTTCCTGCTCACCACCTACCCGGCGCTCATCCTGCTCGAGATCCTGTTCGCGTACCGCGGCGCGCTGGCGGAGCGCGCCGCCTCTGCGCGAGGCCGGATGGCGACGGTGTACCGCTGGCTCGCGGCCGGCCGCACGTCGGTGGACGCGGCGGAGCGCGCGCGGACGCACCGGGTGTCGCGCCGCCTCGCGCTCCTCGGGATCCCGTGGGCGCTCGCGGTGCACGGGTACACCGGCTACATCCTCGGCGTCATGAAGGCGCGGCCGCTCTGGCACACCGCGCTCATGCCCATCGTGTTCCTGGTGTCCGCGATGGTGTCCGGCGTGGCGCTGCTCATCCTGGTGGCGGCGCTGTTCCAGCGGCTCGACACCGCCGGCGGACGCGTGGACCGGGAGCTCCTCGAGCGGCTGGCCCGCATGCTCGCCGGCTTCATCGTGCTGGACCTCCTGCTCCGGCTGTTCTGGTACACGATCCAGTGGATGTACGGCGTCGGCGCCTACGGCCCGGTGCTGCAGCACCTGTTCGTGGACTCGTTCTGGACCGCGGTGGTGCTCGAGACCGTGCTGGGCCTGCTCGTGCCGCTGGCCGTGGCGCTCGTGCCCGGCTGGCGCCGGCGCGGGTGGCTCCTGTTCCCGGCCGCGGCGCTGGCGGTGACGGGCGTCTGGGTGTTCCGCTGGGACACCGTCATCGGCGGGCAGCTCATCCCCAAGGTCGGCGCGGGCTTCTACGCGTACGCGCCGCCGCTCGGCGGCAAGGACGGCGTGCTGCAGGTCGTGGGGAACTGGGCCTTCTGGATCTTCCTGCTCCTCGGGGCGACCTCGCTGCTGCCGTGGCAGCGCGAGGCCGGCGGCGCGCCGGCCGGCGAGGCCGCGGCGGCGGAGGTGCGGTGA
- a CDS encoding aminoacyl-tRNA deacylase has translation MIPMMIEAHLKEHHRGYELHTHPFAMSAQDLAATEHVSGHRVAKAVVVRLDGKYAIAVVSAAEKVRLGVLEEATGAAAELVPEHELAEHFRPCDPGAEPPLGLFGAPIFVDATLAHAPRLLMPAGTYMDSVLLDTAEWMRCEQVQPVANLGAPVH, from the coding sequence ATGATCCCGATGATGATCGAGGCGCACCTGAAGGAGCATCACCGGGGGTACGAGCTGCACACGCACCCCTTCGCCATGTCGGCGCAGGACCTCGCCGCCACCGAGCACGTCTCCGGCCACCGCGTCGCGAAGGCGGTGGTGGTGCGGCTCGACGGCAAGTACGCGATCGCGGTGGTGTCGGCCGCCGAGAAGGTCCGGCTCGGCGTGCTCGAGGAGGCGACCGGCGCCGCCGCCGAGCTGGTCCCCGAGCACGAGCTCGCGGAGCACTTCCGGCCCTGCGACCCGGGCGCGGAGCCGCCGCTCGGCCTGTTCGGCGCGCCGATCTTCGTGGACGCCACGCTGGCCCACGCGCCGCGCCTGCTGATGCCCGCCGGGACGTACATGGACTCCGTCCTGCTCGACACCGCCGAGTGGATGCGCTGCGAGCAGGTGCAGCCGGTCGCCAACCTGGGCGCGCCGGTGCACTGA
- a CDS encoding IS1182-like element ISAde2 family transposase gives MSEHDAPRVVRPVRNQLSLQPTDLEALVPDEHPVRAIWTLVERLDLSAFYDEIASRGSNAGRPATDPAVLLALWLFANSEGVGSARLLERLCERDAPYRWICGGVPVNHHTLADFRVEHGKKLDRLMTQVLAALMKEGVVQLRRVAQDGMKVRASAGAASFRRRQSLERCRKEAEEQVRKLRREIESDPSASTKRVQAAKERAAQARLDAVEAALAEVEVVEKQRVERDEKKPSDARRRGEIRVSTTDAESRVMKMADGGFRPAYNVQFATDESGVIVGTDVTNNGTDQPHVVPMLDEIRRRTGETPREYLVDGGFVTLDNIEAIAERGATPYAPLPKPKSKAVDPHAPKRNDTPAIGAWRVRMGTEDAKRVYVQRGVLAERTNADLRVHRRLDRLNVRGLVKVKTIVLLAAISFNIMRLVASRLSA, from the coding sequence GTGAGCGAACACGACGCGCCGCGGGTGGTGAGGCCGGTCCGAAATCAACTCTCGCTGCAGCCGACGGACCTCGAAGCGCTGGTCCCGGACGAGCACCCGGTTCGCGCCATCTGGACGTTGGTCGAGCGGCTGGACCTGTCGGCGTTCTACGACGAGATCGCGTCGCGCGGCAGCAATGCTGGGCGGCCAGCAACGGACCCGGCGGTGCTGCTCGCGCTGTGGCTGTTCGCCAACTCGGAGGGCGTGGGGAGCGCGCGGTTGCTCGAGCGGCTGTGCGAGCGGGACGCGCCCTACCGCTGGATCTGCGGCGGGGTGCCGGTGAACCACCATACGCTCGCCGACTTTCGCGTGGAGCACGGGAAGAAGCTCGACCGGCTCATGACGCAGGTGCTGGCCGCGCTCATGAAGGAAGGCGTGGTGCAGCTCCGGCGCGTGGCGCAGGACGGGATGAAGGTCCGGGCGAGCGCCGGCGCGGCGAGCTTCCGGCGTCGTCAGTCACTGGAGCGCTGCCGCAAAGAAGCCGAGGAACAGGTCCGAAAGCTCAGGCGCGAGATCGAGAGCGATCCGTCAGCTTCGACGAAGCGTGTTCAGGCTGCGAAGGAGCGGGCCGCGCAAGCTCGGCTCGATGCCGTCGAGGCCGCACTTGCGGAGGTCGAAGTCGTCGAGAAGCAGCGCGTCGAGCGAGACGAGAAGAAGCCCTCGGACGCGAGGCGTCGCGGCGAGATCCGCGTCAGCACCACGGACGCGGAGAGCCGCGTGATGAAGATGGCGGACGGTGGGTTCCGGCCCGCCTACAACGTGCAGTTCGCGACGGACGAGAGCGGTGTCATCGTGGGCACCGACGTCACGAACAACGGTACCGACCAGCCGCACGTCGTGCCGATGCTCGACGAGATCCGGCGCCGAACGGGCGAGACGCCACGCGAGTACCTGGTCGACGGTGGCTTCGTGACGCTCGACAACATCGAGGCCATCGCAGAGCGGGGCGCGACTCCGTATGCGCCGCTGCCGAAGCCGAAGAGCAAAGCCGTCGATCCGCACGCTCCGAAGCGCAACGACACACCTGCGATCGGGGCCTGGCGCGTGCGGATGGGGACAGAGGACGCCAAGCGCGTCTACGTGCAGCGCGGCGTCCTCGCCGAGAGGACGAACGCAGATCTCCGTGTGCACCGGCGACTCGACCGGCTGAACGTCCGAGGGCTGGTAAAGGTGAAGACGATCGTGCTGCTCGCCGCGATCAGCTTCAACATCATGCGTCTCGTCGCGAGCAGACTCTCGGCCTAA
- a CDS encoding transporter substrate-binding domain-containing protein, protein MVGGDRDYPPYEFLDRDGKPAGFNVELTRAIAEVTGMRVEIRLGAWSEMRAALAAGRIDALQGMSWSEQRAAEVDFSPPHLVVNHAIFARKGTPAVASLEALRGHAVAVHRDGIMDDQLTTLGMGDRLLRTDTPADALRLLASGKGEYAVVAALPGTFIIRELKLTNLDPVAHSVASQRYGYAVRKGDAALRSRFDEGLAILKQTGRYEALRQRWLGVLEPQPVSWGKFFQYGAVVFVPLLLVLGGTVLWSRQLQREVAERTASLAAAVEELRLNQAQLVQADKMAALGVLVSGVAHEINNPNGFILLNMPALKDVYLDALEALDRDRPDGAPPRLGGLPFATAREEVPRMLDEMLDGARRIRRIVEDLKDFARREDAPARAPLDLDEVVRAAVRLVENPIRKATTRFELALDGALPPVVGSAQRIEQVIVNLVLNACQALPSPDRAVRVSTRADGARGVVICEVRDEGVGIPPEHLPRLTDPFFTTKRDSGGTGLGLSVSSGIVKEHGGTLEFRSAPGAGTTATVTLPAAPDAGPQGIP, encoded by the coding sequence GTGGTCGGTGGCGACCGCGACTACCCGCCCTACGAGTTCCTCGACCGCGACGGGAAGCCCGCCGGCTTCAACGTCGAGCTGACCCGCGCCATCGCCGAGGTGACGGGGATGCGGGTGGAGATCCGCCTGGGCGCGTGGTCGGAGATGCGCGCCGCGCTCGCCGCCGGGCGCATCGACGCGCTGCAGGGCATGTCCTGGTCGGAGCAGCGGGCCGCGGAGGTGGACTTCTCGCCGCCGCACCTCGTGGTGAACCACGCCATCTTCGCGCGCAAGGGCACGCCCGCGGTGGCGTCGCTGGAGGCGCTCCGGGGCCACGCGGTGGCGGTCCACCGCGACGGGATCATGGACGACCAGCTCACCACCCTGGGCATGGGCGACCGCCTGCTGCGCACCGACACGCCGGCGGACGCGCTGCGGCTGCTCGCGTCCGGCAAGGGCGAGTACGCGGTGGTGGCGGCGCTGCCCGGCACGTTCATCATCCGCGAGCTGAAGCTCACCAACCTCGACCCGGTGGCGCATAGCGTCGCCTCGCAGCGCTACGGGTACGCGGTCCGCAAGGGCGACGCGGCGCTCCGGTCCCGCTTCGACGAGGGGCTCGCCATCCTGAAACAGACCGGGCGCTACGAGGCGCTGCGGCAGCGCTGGCTGGGGGTGCTCGAGCCGCAGCCCGTCTCCTGGGGGAAGTTCTTCCAGTACGGCGCGGTGGTGTTCGTGCCGCTGCTGCTCGTGCTGGGCGGCACGGTGCTCTGGTCGCGCCAGCTCCAGCGCGAGGTGGCCGAGCGCACCGCCTCCCTCGCCGCGGCGGTGGAGGAGCTGCGGCTCAACCAGGCCCAGCTCGTCCAGGCCGACAAGATGGCGGCGCTGGGCGTGCTGGTCTCCGGCGTGGCCCACGAGATCAACAACCCCAACGGCTTCATCCTGCTCAACATGCCGGCGCTGAAGGACGTGTACCTCGACGCGCTGGAGGCGCTCGACCGCGACCGGCCGGACGGCGCGCCCCCGCGGCTCGGCGGGCTGCCGTTCGCGACCGCGCGCGAGGAGGTGCCGCGCATGCTCGACGAGATGCTGGACGGGGCGCGGCGCATCCGGCGCATCGTCGAGGACCTGAAGGACTTCGCGCGGCGGGAGGACGCCCCCGCGCGCGCGCCGCTCGACCTCGACGAGGTGGTGCGGGCGGCGGTGCGGCTGGTGGAGAACCCCATCCGCAAGGCGACCACGCGGTTCGAGCTGGCCCTCGACGGCGCGCTCCCGCCGGTGGTGGGGAGCGCGCAGCGCATCGAGCAGGTGATCGTGAACCTGGTGCTGAACGCCTGCCAGGCGCTGCCCTCGCCCGACCGCGCCGTGCGCGTCTCGACCCGCGCCGACGGCGCCCGAGGCGTGGTGATCTGCGAGGTCCGGGACGAGGGCGTGGGGATCCCGCCCGAGCACCTGCCGCGCCTCACCGACCCGTTCTTCACCACCAAGCGCGACAGCGGCGGGACGGGTCTCGGCCTCTCGGTGTCGTCCGGGATCGTGAAGGAGCACGGGGGGACGCTCGAGTTCCGCTCCGCGCCCGGCGCGGGGACCACCGCCACCGTCACGCTCCCGGCCGCGCCCGACGCCGGCCCCCAGGGGATCCCATGA
- a CDS encoding membrane protein: MKKPALLALALVPTLLLPACVTTTTSTRTWGDPYGGGGGDWVRYGRVESIREVVQKQQGNPGAGAVAGAVIGGLLGSALGGHTHYDRYGYAHTHASAGGAVVGAVGGAMIGAAASQGSNAEYRSYEVFVRYEDGGVERHVYQGYAPFRVGDAVALTANGLARE; this comes from the coding sequence ATGAAGAAGCCCGCCCTGCTCGCCCTCGCGCTGGTCCCGACCCTGCTCCTCCCCGCCTGCGTGACGACCACCACGAGCACGCGCACCTGGGGAGATCCGTACGGCGGCGGGGGCGGCGACTGGGTCCGCTACGGCCGCGTCGAGTCGATCCGCGAGGTGGTCCAGAAGCAGCAGGGCAACCCCGGCGCCGGCGCGGTGGCCGGCGCGGTGATCGGCGGCCTGCTCGGCAGCGCGCTCGGTGGCCACACGCACTACGACCGCTACGGCTACGCGCACACCCACGCCAGCGCGGGCGGCGCAGTGGTGGGCGCGGTCGGCGGCGCCATGATCGGCGCGGCGGCCAGCCAGGGCTCGAACGCGGAGTACCGCAGCTACGAGGTGTTCGTGCGCTACGAGGACGGCGGCGTCGAGCGCCACGTGTACCAGGGCTACGCCCCGTTCCGAGTCGGCGACGCGGTGGCGCTCACCGCGAACGGCCTCGCCCGCGAGTAG
- a CDS encoding sigma-54-dependent transcriptional regulator — protein MSEPASTYPSFAVLLVDDEAAWLRSMRVALQRAGVDHVLATQEPREVPELLAREPVGLVLLDLNMPHLSGEALLERLAAERPEVAVIVISGMNQVETAVRCVKAGALDYYVKTAEEDRLVGGVLRAIRLLELQRENREMASRFLSGDLRHPEAFAGLVTQDRAMLAIFSYVEAVARSPQPLLVQGESGSGKELVARAAHQVSGRRGPLVAVNVAGLDDTVFADTLFGHARGAFTGAEQARRGMVEEAADGTLFLDEIGDLSQASQVKLLRLLQEGEYFPLGSDRPKRLLARVIVATHHDLAARQAAGTFRRDLYYRLATHQVRIPPLRERRGDLPLLLDHFLAEAARELGKKRPTPPRELVPLLGSYAFPGNVRELRSMVLDAVSLHRERVLSMDAFVKAMARGGAAAPAPGALPDRNPFAVAEHLPTIHDAVELLVEEALSRAGGSQTIAARTLGITQSALSKRLKAARE, from the coding sequence ATGAGCGAGCCCGCGTCCACCTACCCCTCCTTCGCCGTGCTGCTGGTGGACGACGAGGCGGCCTGGCTGCGCTCCATGCGCGTGGCGCTGCAGCGCGCCGGGGTGGACCACGTGCTCGCGACGCAGGAGCCGCGCGAGGTCCCGGAGCTCCTGGCGCGCGAGCCGGTGGGTCTCGTGCTGCTCGACCTCAACATGCCCCACCTCTCCGGCGAGGCGCTGCTCGAGCGGCTCGCGGCGGAGCGGCCCGAGGTCGCGGTGATCGTCATCAGCGGCATGAACCAGGTCGAGACGGCGGTGCGCTGCGTGAAGGCCGGGGCGCTCGACTACTACGTGAAGACCGCCGAGGAGGACCGGCTGGTGGGCGGCGTGCTGCGCGCCATCCGCCTGCTCGAGCTGCAGCGCGAGAACCGCGAGATGGCGAGCCGGTTCCTCTCCGGCGACCTCCGCCACCCGGAGGCCTTCGCCGGGCTCGTCACCCAGGACCGCGCCATGCTGGCGATCTTCTCCTACGTGGAGGCGGTGGCGCGCAGTCCGCAGCCCCTGCTCGTCCAGGGCGAGAGCGGGTCGGGCAAGGAGCTCGTGGCGCGCGCTGCGCACCAGGTCTCGGGCCGGCGCGGGCCGCTCGTGGCGGTGAACGTGGCCGGGCTCGACGACACGGTGTTCGCCGACACGCTGTTCGGCCACGCCCGCGGCGCGTTCACCGGCGCCGAGCAGGCGCGCCGGGGCATGGTGGAGGAGGCGGCCGACGGGACGCTGTTCCTCGACGAGATCGGCGACCTCTCGCAGGCGTCGCAGGTGAAGCTGCTCCGGCTGCTGCAGGAGGGCGAATACTTCCCGCTCGGCAGCGACCGGCCGAAGCGGCTGCTGGCGCGCGTGATCGTGGCGACGCACCACGACCTCGCGGCCCGGCAGGCGGCGGGCACGTTCCGGCGGGACCTCTACTACCGGCTCGCCACGCACCAGGTGCGCATCCCGCCGCTGCGCGAGCGCCGCGGCGACCTCCCGCTGCTGCTCGACCACTTCCTCGCCGAGGCGGCGCGCGAGCTCGGGAAGAAGCGGCCCACCCCGCCCAGGGAGCTCGTGCCGCTGCTCGGCAGCTACGCGTTCCCCGGCAACGTGCGCGAGCTGCGCTCGATGGTGCTCGACGCGGTGAGCCTGCACCGCGAGCGCGTGCTCTCCATGGACGCGTTCGTGAAGGCCATGGCCCGCGGGGGCGCGGCGGCGCCCGCGCCGGGGGCCCTCCCGGACCGGAACCCGTTCGCCGTGGCCGAGCACCTGCCCACCATCCACGACGCGGTCGAGCTGCTGGTCGAGGAGGCGCTCTCGCGCGCCGGCGGCAGCCAGACCATCGCGGCGCGCACGCTCGGCATCACCCAGTCGGCGCTCTCGAAGCGGCTCAAGGCCGCGCGCGAGTGA